From a region of the Bacillus oleivorans genome:
- a CDS encoding rod shape-determining protein produces the protein MFGIGTKDLGIDLGTANTLVYIKGKGIVLREPSVVALQTDTKSIVAVGNDAKNMIGRTPGNIVAIRPMKDGVIADYDTTATMMKYYILNALKRKGTFSRKPYVMVCVPSGITAVEERAVIDATRQAGARDAYTIEEPFAAAIGANLPVWEPTGSMVVDIGGGTTEVAIISLGGIVTSQSIRIAGDEMDAAIISYIRKTYNLMIGERTAESIKVEIGSAGDPEGIDNMEIRGRDLLTGLPKTIEITPEEIARALRDTIEAIVDTVKNTLEKTPPELAADIMDRGIVLTGGGALLRNIDKVISDETKMPVLIAENPLDCVAIGTGKALDHIHLFKGRAKDR, from the coding sequence ATGTTTGGTATTGGGACAAAAGATTTAGGAATTGATTTAGGAACTGCAAACACACTGGTTTATATTAAAGGGAAGGGAATTGTTCTTAGAGAACCTTCCGTTGTTGCATTGCAAACAGATACGAAAAGTATTGTGGCAGTTGGAAACGATGCGAAAAATATGATTGGCCGTACTCCTGGGAATATAGTGGCAATTAGGCCGATGAAAGACGGAGTGATCGCGGATTATGATACGACGGCAACGATGATGAAGTATTATATTCTTAATGCTCTTAAAAGAAAAGGCACATTTTCGCGCAAACCGTATGTTATGGTGTGTGTACCGTCTGGTATTACAGCCGTAGAAGAACGGGCTGTCATCGATGCAACAAGACAAGCTGGAGCTAGGGATGCTTATACAATTGAAGAACCATTTGCGGCTGCAATTGGCGCTAATCTTCCTGTTTGGGAACCAACTGGCAGTATGGTCGTTGATATTGGCGGCGGTACGACAGAAGTCGCAATTATTTCCTTAGGCGGCATTGTCACCAGTCAGTCTATTCGGATTGCCGGAGATGAAATGGATGCTGCAATTATTAGCTATATTCGTAAAACCTATAATCTGATGATAGGGGAACGGACTGCAGAATCAATTAAAGTAGAAATTGGCTCGGCTGGTGACCCAGAGGGTATTGACAATATGGAAATCAGAGGGCGTGACCTCTTGACTGGTCTGCCAAAAACGATTGAAATTACGCCAGAAGAAATTGCAAGAGCATTGCGTGATACGATTGAGGCGATTGTTGATACCGTAAAAAACACATTAGAAAAAACTCCTCCTGAATTAGCTGCTGATATTATGGATCGCGGTATTGTTTTAACTGGCGGCGGTGCTTTATTAAGAAATATTGATAAGGTTATTAGTGATGAAACAAAAATGCCGGTTTTAATTGCTGAAAATCCGTTAGACTGCGTTGCAATTGGAACAGGCAAAGCATTAGATCATATTCATTTATTTAAAGGCAGAGCAAAAGACAGATAA
- the mreC gene encoding rod shape-determining protein MreC, translating to MPQFFLNKRLMFLLVSIIILVALIGFSIRERSQLTWMEQFVKDTTGFVQNIVSKPVYVVAGLFEDVQALLNTYDENQLLKSKMEDYHQLDQRVKDLEQENEELRKTLEIKENLRDFDPIQAMVIGRNPDQWHEIVELNKGAVNGVEDNMAVITADGLIGKIKSTSQFTSTVQLLSSLDPTNRISAIVQNEEEEVKGIIDGFDKEKKVLLLRDIPFDKKIEAGDPVVSSGLGGVFPSDLFIGEVLEVAPDQYGLTQMAYIKPAANLHSLNHVIVVKRTATEPILSFTEEESEEEEGS from the coding sequence ATGCCACAATTTTTTCTCAACAAGCGACTTATGTTTCTTCTTGTGAGTATTATTATTCTCGTGGCATTGATAGGCTTTTCTATCAGGGAAAGAAGTCAACTCACTTGGATGGAGCAATTCGTCAAGGATACCACTGGCTTTGTCCAGAATATAGTTTCTAAACCTGTATATGTGGTTGCAGGGTTGTTTGAAGATGTCCAAGCCTTATTAAATACATATGATGAAAATCAGCTGTTAAAAAGTAAGATGGAAGACTACCATCAGCTAGATCAAAGAGTCAAAGACTTGGAACAGGAAAATGAAGAACTGCGTAAAACTCTAGAGATAAAAGAAAATTTACGTGATTTTGATCCCATTCAGGCAATGGTAATTGGGCGAAACCCTGATCAATGGCACGAGATTGTTGAATTAAACAAAGGTGCTGTAAATGGGGTAGAAGATAACATGGCCGTTATTACAGCAGATGGTCTCATTGGAAAAATCAAGAGCACCTCACAATTTACTTCCACTGTCCAATTATTAAGCTCGCTTGATCCGACAAATCGAATATCGGCTATCGTGCAAAATGAGGAAGAAGAGGTCAAAGGTATTATCGATGGCTTCGATAAGGAAAAGAAGGTTCTTTTATTAAGGGATATACCTTTTGACAAAAAAATTGAAGCCGGAGATCCCGTCGTATCATCAGGATTAGGCGGAGTATTTCCAAGTGATTTATTTATTGGAGAGGTTCTTGAAGTGGCGCCTGATCAATATGGATTGACACAAATGGCCTACATTAAACCGGCAGCGAACCTGCACAGCTTAAACCATGTGATTGTTGTAAAAAGGACGGCAACAGAACCAATCCTATCCTTTACAGAAGAAGAGTCTGAGGAGGAAGAGGGCTCATGA
- the mreD gene encoding rod shape-determining protein MreD — MRKILLPSLTLSVFLFESFYVLFFSKFYEWILVPRFLFCVLFFIVLFYSRSQGFIYAVVFGLIYDVVHTEVLGVYLTLFPLLCYLMDRLMKIFHHHLIIIIFVTLLGMTGLEFFVYELNVLLQVTDMNMESFVQQRLLPTIYMNGVFLFLFSFPLKKFLLYLQARILDE; from the coding sequence ATGAGAAAAATCCTCCTCCCTTCCCTGACTCTATCTGTGTTTTTATTTGAAAGCTTCTATGTTTTGTTTTTTTCCAAGTTCTATGAATGGATTTTGGTTCCAAGATTTTTATTTTGTGTCCTTTTTTTTATTGTTCTTTTTTACAGTCGGTCGCAGGGATTCATTTACGCGGTCGTATTTGGTTTGATTTATGATGTAGTCCATACGGAAGTACTGGGTGTCTATTTGACGCTTTTTCCTTTACTTTGTTATTTGATGGACCGGTTAATGAAAATTTTTCATCATCATCTCATTATCATAATTTTTGTAACCCTGCTCGGTATGACAGGACTGGAATTCTTCGTTTATGAACTCAATGTTTTACTTCAAGTAACAGATATGAATATGGAGTCATTTGTACAACAACGATTATTGCCAACCATTTACATGAACGGAGTCTTTTTATTTCTTTTTTCATTTCCTTTGAAAAAATTTTTACTCTATCTTCAGGCTAGAATTTTAGATGAATAG
- the minC gene encoding septum site-determining protein MinC yields MKTKQNVIIKGTKDGLTLHMDDSCSFSQLLEELEHKLSGTYEGQEDKPLVQVHIQTGLRYLTDEQKELLSSVVHRKKNLVIGSIQSQVITKQEAQKLKEENEIVSVARVVRSGQILKVPGDLLLIGDVNPGGTIIAGGNIFVMGVIRGIAHAGFRGDQEAVVVASKMKPSQLRIADALNNAPDHYEENGHDMECAYIDHEGQIVVDRLQSLIYLRPGLTRFLEGGR; encoded by the coding sequence ATGAAAACGAAGCAGAATGTCATCATCAAAGGTACGAAGGATGGTCTAACTCTTCATATGGACGATTCATGTTCGTTTTCGCAATTACTTGAAGAGCTTGAACATAAGCTTTCAGGGACATATGAAGGCCAGGAAGATAAGCCTCTCGTTCAAGTACATATTCAAACGGGATTACGCTACCTGACTGATGAGCAGAAGGAACTCTTAAGCTCGGTTGTACACCGGAAGAAAAACCTGGTGATTGGGTCAATCCAAAGCCAAGTGATTACAAAGCAGGAAGCCCAGAAGCTAAAAGAGGAAAATGAAATTGTATCTGTTGCCAGAGTGGTTCGATCGGGGCAAATCCTGAAAGTTCCAGGCGATCTTCTTCTAATCGGAGATGTGAACCCGGGCGGAACTATCATTGCTGGCGGTAATATTTTTGTTATGGGTGTCATTAGAGGAATTGCCCATGCCGGTTTTCGTGGAGATCAGGAGGCAGTGGTAGTGGCTTCGAAAATGAAACCATCCCAATTACGGATTGCAGATGCTTTAAATAACGCACCTGATCATTATGAAGAAAATGGACATGATATGGAATGTGCTTATATCGATCATGAGGGACAAATTGTTGTGGATCGGCTGCAATCGCTGATTTATCTTCGCCCTGGGTTAACTCGATTTTTGGAAGGAGGACGGTAA
- the minD gene encoding septum site-determining protein MinD, whose amino-acid sequence MGEAIVITSGKGGVGKTTTSANIGTALALQGKRVCLVDTDIGLRNLDVVMGLENRIIYDLVDVIDGRCKLHQALVKDKRFNDLLYLLPAAQTSDKNAVNPEQMKELVNNLKQDYDYIIIDCPAGIEQGFKNAVAGADQAVVVTTPELSSVRDADRVIGLLEKEDHIERPKLVINRIRTHMMKNGDMLDVDEITTHLSIELLGIVLDDDLVIKASNDGEPIVLNPESRASIAYRNIARRILGESVPLQSLDFDQKGVFAKIKRFFGVKV is encoded by the coding sequence GTGGGAGAAGCGATCGTTATTACATCTGGTAAAGGTGGCGTTGGGAAGACAACGACATCTGCCAACATTGGAACCGCATTAGCCCTTCAAGGGAAGCGAGTTTGTTTGGTGGATACTGACATAGGATTAAGAAACTTAGACGTGGTTATGGGGCTTGAAAACCGAATAATCTATGACTTAGTGGATGTAATTGATGGACGCTGTAAATTACATCAGGCTTTAGTGAAGGACAAGCGTTTTAATGATTTGTTATATTTATTGCCTGCTGCACAAACGAGTGACAAAAATGCCGTCAATCCTGAACAGATGAAGGAACTCGTAAATAATTTAAAACAGGACTATGATTATATTATTATTGATTGCCCTGCCGGGATTGAACAAGGCTTTAAAAATGCAGTAGCCGGTGCCGATCAGGCTGTTGTAGTAACAACCCCTGAACTATCCTCTGTTCGTGATGCTGATAGAGTGATAGGATTGTTGGAAAAAGAAGATCATATCGAGCGCCCTAAGCTCGTCATTAATAGAATACGAACTCATATGATGAAAAATGGAGACATGCTGGATGTAGATGAAATTACCACCCACTTGTCTATCGAATTATTAGGAATTGTTTTAGATGATGATTTGGTAATCAAAGCCTCTAATGATGGAGAGCCGATTGTATTAAATCCAGAAAGCCGCGCATCGATTGCCTACCGCAACATTGCGCGCCGGATTCTTGGGGAATCGGTTCCTTTGCAATCGCTTGATTTTGATCAAAAGGGTGTATTTGCAAAGATTAAGAGATTTTTTGGTGTAAAGGTATAA
- a CDS encoding M23 family metallopeptidase, translating to MSRTDEIKKRIAKRKKERLDRNQGEERHGLILPEIEEQHGFDRMYTYESGPDRSPVLFKKEIFIFKILASACLFLLTAILFKSTNSSLESIRTIVTETMENDFQFAAVSEWYEDTFGEPLAFFPADSNENQKSDMTVDYAVPVSGKVLHSFGTTDQGITIETGKNEPVKAMKEGVVIFAGKKEDTGQTVMIQHSDDTITWYGQLKEINVTYQENVPMGEQVGTVSDSNSEGKGEFYFAIQKGNEFIDPIQVISFE from the coding sequence ATGAGCCGCACAGATGAAATAAAAAAGCGTATTGCCAAGCGGAAAAAAGAAAGACTTGATAGAAATCAGGGAGAGGAGAGACATGGTTTAATTCTTCCAGAGATTGAAGAACAGCACGGATTTGATCGAATGTATACATATGAATCAGGTCCAGATCGCTCTCCGGTTTTATTTAAAAAGGAAATTTTTATTTTTAAGATCCTTGCGTCGGCCTGTTTATTTTTATTAACAGCGATTCTTTTTAAAAGTACAAACAGTTCGCTGGAGTCAATCCGAACGATCGTTACGGAAACGATGGAAAATGACTTTCAGTTTGCTGCTGTAAGCGAATGGTATGAAGACACATTCGGAGAGCCCCTAGCCTTTTTTCCGGCCGATTCAAATGAAAATCAAAAATCTGACATGACTGTGGATTATGCTGTTCCTGTATCAGGAAAGGTATTGCACTCCTTTGGAACTACAGATCAGGGAATTACAATTGAAACAGGCAAAAACGAACCTGTTAAAGCTATGAAAGAAGGGGTTGTTATATTTGCCGGAAAAAAAGAGGATACTGGACAAACCGTGATGATTCAACACTCGGATGATACGATTACCTGGTATGGTCAATTAAAGGAGATAAATGTTACTTATCAAGAAAATGTACCGATGGGCGAACAAGTAGGAACAGTGTCTGACAGCAATAGCGAAGGCAAAGGAGAATTTTATTTTGCCATACAAAAAGGGAATGAGTTTATAGACCCAATCCAGGTGATTTCCTTTGAGTAA
- a CDS encoding M50 family metallopeptidase, translating to MSKTLGFFKKIHIHPLFWLIIGVSIITARFMEVLVLFTFVLIHELGHGLTAHFFSWRIQKILLLPFGGVAEMDEHGNRPMKEELLVVIAGPIQHIWIQFVLWLLYNQMLIHPDDYTLWTGFNLMILSVNLLPAWPLDGGKLLFLWLSQFFTFRKAHRYTLYAAAGTIVITLITILVWNPLHLNSWVIWIFLVFSLWKEWKQRPFVFIRFLLERYYGNKDRELRAIQPIYAYPDENIVDVLERFSRGCKHTIRINGKGSNATIDENELLHAFFVDKLYKGKVADLLYMY from the coding sequence TTGAGTAAAACTTTAGGCTTTTTCAAAAAAATACACATCCACCCGCTGTTCTGGCTGATTATCGGGGTTTCGATCATAACGGCTAGATTCATGGAAGTCCTTGTATTATTTACATTTGTACTGATTCATGAATTGGGTCATGGGCTGACGGCCCATTTTTTTTCATGGAGAATTCAAAAAATCTTATTGCTCCCCTTTGGCGGAGTGGCAGAAATGGATGAGCACGGCAACAGACCGATGAAAGAAGAGCTTCTTGTTGTGATTGCCGGACCAATCCAGCATATTTGGATACAATTCGTACTTTGGCTCTTATACAATCAAATGCTAATTCATCCTGATGATTATACGCTATGGACTGGCTTTAATCTGATGATCCTATCGGTTAACCTTCTTCCAGCATGGCCGCTTGACGGAGGAAAGCTTTTGTTTTTATGGCTTTCTCAATTTTTTACGTTTCGAAAAGCGCATCGCTATACACTTTATGCTGCGGCAGGAACGATTGTAATAACTTTAATTACTATCCTGGTTTGGAATCCCCTCCATTTAAACAGTTGGGTAATTTGGATCTTTTTAGTCTTTTCTCTTTGGAAAGAGTGGAAGCAAAGGCCATTTGTCTTTATAAGGTTTTTACTTGAACGCTATTATGGAAACAAAGATCGGGAACTCAGGGCGATCCAGCCGATTTATGCCTACCCGGATGAAAATATCGTTGATGTACTTGAACGCTTTTCAAGGGGCTGTAAACATACGATTCGAATCAATGGGAAAGGGTCAAACGCAACCATTGATGAAAATGAACTTTTACATGCCTTTTTTGTTGACAAACTTTACAAAGGCAAGGTTGCAGACTTATTGTATATGTACTAG
- a CDS encoding Rne/Rng family ribonuclease, whose protein sequence is MNELIINAKTAEQRFAFLQNKQLEHIHIELPSPHLTAGSICIGQVQDIIAGMNAAFIDIGEEKLGFIHRDDLPSYRQSNLPLEQKKQMPISKFLKRGEKIIIQVKKEPVGEKGARLTGLIEWPGTYLVYLPYSHYVAVSKRMDPTLAEKWRETAATWLSGNEGLIIRTGSSEQTEEMVKQEFEEIKKTVSSHINQLPYSNPPRVLFQPNLFLKELEGFLHQYNEGTIWVDHAEMIQEIRAILDETSGWEIKLYQGVEGIFSYFDLEQQIAKLLSQHVWLKNGASLTIDETEALTAIDVNTGKYLGKREHEQTVFKTNELAAIEAARQIRLRDLAGLIVIDFIEMEREEQKEKIRQLFLKETKKDHKTIQVGSFHELGVLILTRKRIGHSLIKKQTMACPVCAGAGRVFSSEALAFSLQREILERKTKAAFIRIQATSDIIAHFMKQPFTLKEHLEESLHLELSFEQIEHPHPFYRITRIDT, encoded by the coding sequence TTGAATGAATTAATAATCAATGCCAAGACCGCTGAACAGCGATTTGCTTTCCTGCAAAATAAACAGTTAGAACATATACATATAGAACTGCCCTCCCCTCACCTTACTGCCGGGTCAATATGCATTGGCCAGGTCCAAGATATTATTGCCGGTATGAACGCTGCCTTCATTGATATTGGCGAGGAAAAGTTAGGATTCATTCATCGTGACGACCTCCCATCCTATCGTCAATCGAATCTGCCTTTGGAACAAAAGAAACAAATGCCGATTTCCAAGTTTTTAAAAAGAGGCGAAAAGATAATCATCCAAGTTAAAAAGGAACCAGTTGGTGAGAAAGGAGCCCGCTTAACAGGATTAATTGAATGGCCGGGAACTTATTTAGTCTATTTGCCATATAGCCATTATGTGGCTGTTTCAAAGAGGATGGACCCGACTCTCGCTGAAAAATGGAGAGAAACGGCAGCGACATGGCTTTCTGGAAATGAGGGGCTGATTATTCGAACCGGCAGTTCAGAGCAAACCGAGGAAATGGTGAAACAGGAATTTGAGGAGATTAAAAAGACTGTTTCTTCCCATATTAATCAGCTTCCGTATTCCAATCCGCCGCGTGTGCTTTTTCAGCCAAATCTTTTTTTGAAAGAGCTTGAAGGCTTTCTTCACCAATATAATGAAGGAACAATCTGGGTTGATCATGCAGAAATGATACAAGAGATTCGTGCCATCTTAGACGAAACTTCAGGTTGGGAGATTAAACTTTATCAGGGCGTTGAAGGAATTTTTTCTTATTTCGATTTAGAACAGCAAATAGCAAAGCTTTTATCACAGCATGTATGGCTTAAAAATGGAGCCAGTTTGACAATTGATGAAACGGAGGCGCTGACCGCTATTGACGTCAATACGGGGAAATATCTTGGAAAAAGGGAGCATGAACAAACGGTATTTAAAACAAATGAACTGGCTGCTATCGAGGCCGCACGGCAAATTCGCTTGCGTGATTTAGCAGGTTTAATCGTAATTGATTTTATAGAGATGGAAAGGGAAGAACAAAAAGAAAAAATAAGACAACTCTTCCTCAAGGAGACAAAAAAGGACCACAAAACGATTCAAGTGGGCTCCTTTCATGAATTAGGCGTATTAATCCTAACAAGGAAACGAATAGGACATTCTTTAATAAAGAAACAGACAATGGCTTGCCCTGTTTGTGCTGGAGCTGGCCGGGTATTTTCAAGCGAAGCCCTTGCTTTTTCGCTACAAAGAGAGATTTTAGAAAGAAAAACCAAAGCAGCATTCATCCGAATTCAAGCCACATCAGATATTATCGCGCATTTCATGAAGCAGCCCTTTACATTAAAAGAACATTTAGAGGAGAGTCTCCATCTCGAACTATCGTTTGAACAAATCGAACACCCGCATCCATTCTATCGGATCACAAGGATAGATACGTAA
- the rplU gene encoding 50S ribosomal protein L21: MYAIIETGGKQLKVEEGQAIYVEKLPVEAGETVTFDKVLFVGGDNVKVGSPLVEGATVTAKVEKQGRQKKVVVFKYKAKKNYHKKQGHRQPYTKVVIEKINA; encoded by the coding sequence ATGTACGCTATTATCGAAACTGGTGGTAAACAACTTAAAGTTGAAGAAGGCCAAGCTATTTACGTAGAAAAATTACCAGTTGAAGCAGGCGAAACGGTTACTTTTGATAAAGTTCTTTTCGTAGGTGGAGACAACGTAAAAGTAGGAAGCCCTCTAGTTGAAGGTGCGACTGTTACTGCAAAAGTAGAAAAACAAGGTCGTCAAAAGAAAGTTGTTGTCTTCAAGTATAAGGCTAAGAAGAACTATCACAAAAAGCAAGGTCATCGTCAGCCATATACAAAAGTAGTCATTGAAAAAATCAACGCATAA
- a CDS encoding ribosomal-processing cysteine protease Prp, with protein MIKVSIYKDSDERITSFLVQGHAQFAEPGQDIVCAGVSAVSIGSINAVEELLGIELPVEQRGGGGYLRCTVPNLEDKAMDEKLQLLIRSMISSLESIEREYHSYIKITYHM; from the coding sequence ATGATCAAAGTGTCGATTTATAAGGATTCTGATGAACGAATCACCTCTTTCTTAGTCCAAGGGCATGCACAGTTTGCAGAACCGGGACAAGATATTGTTTGCGCAGGAGTGTCAGCCGTATCGATCGGATCGATAAATGCAGTAGAAGAGCTGTTAGGAATAGAGCTTCCTGTCGAACAAAGAGGTGGCGGCGGTTATCTCCGCTGTACAGTTCCGAATCTAGAAGATAAAGCAATGGATGAGAAGCTGCAGCTCCTCATTCGTTCGATGATCTCTTCTCTTGAATCGATTGAAAGAGAATATCATTCTTATATTAAAATAACCTACCATATGTAG
- the rpmA gene encoding 50S ribosomal protein L27 gives MLRLDLQFFASKKGVGSTKNGRDSIAKRLGAKRADGQFVTGGSILYRQRGTKIYPGVNVGRGGDDTLFAKVDGVVKFERVGRDRKQVSVYPVAQEA, from the coding sequence ATGCTACGTTTAGATCTTCAATTTTTCGCATCTAAAAAAGGAGTAGGTTCTACAAAGAACGGACGTGACTCTATCGCTAAGCGTTTAGGTGCTAAACGTGCCGATGGTCAATTCGTTACAGGCGGATCCATCCTTTACCGTCAACGCGGAACTAAAATCTATCCAGGCGTGAACGTAGGACGTGGTGGAGATGATACTCTATTTGCAAAAGTAGATGGAGTTGTTAAATTCGAACGCGTTGGACGTGATCGTAAACAAGTAAGTGTATACCCAGTAGCTCAAGAAGCTTAA
- a CDS encoding Spo0B domain-containing protein gives MKEPKNVVEILRHARHDWLNQLQLIKGNLDLGKTNRAKEIIDEIIIDARNESNLSNLGLDDFSSLLLTCNWMQHFFRLEYEVLVTKGTFPLEDQEITAWMNKLFLYLEDSFDPKAENHVFISIEVATEWTRLLFEVRGEFLPNSNIVTYIHKHPLKNGTVDLIEEMEGELAFAIMISE, from the coding sequence ATGAAGGAACCAAAGAATGTGGTGGAAATACTACGTCATGCTAGACACGATTGGCTAAACCAGCTTCAGCTAATAAAAGGGAATTTAGATCTCGGCAAAACTAATCGTGCTAAAGAAATCATTGACGAAATCATAATTGACGCGAGAAACGAGTCGAATTTGAGTAATTTGGGATTAGATGATTTTAGTTCACTTCTGTTAACCTGTAATTGGATGCAGCATTTTTTTAGGTTAGAATATGAGGTCCTTGTGACCAAAGGAACATTTCCATTAGAAGATCAGGAGATCACAGCCTGGATGAATAAGTTGTTTCTATATTTGGAGGACTCATTCGATCCTAAGGCTGAAAATCATGTATTCATTTCGATTGAAGTAGCAACGGAATGGACACGCTTATTATTTGAAGTTAGAGGAGAATTTCTTCCCAATTCAAATATAGTAACATACATACATAAGCATCCTTTGAAAAATGGGACAGTTGACTTGATCGAAGAAATGGAAGGTGAACTGGCCTTTGCAATTATGATTAGTGAATGA
- the obgE gene encoding GTPase ObgE, which yields MFVDQAKVYVKGGDGGNGMVAFRREKYVPKGGPAGGDGGKGADVIFEVEEGLRTLVDFRYKRHFKATRGEHGMSKSMHGKNAPDMVVKVPPGTVVRDEDTQEIIADLTHHGQRAVIAKGGRGGRGNIRFATPANPAPEIAENGEPGQERYVILELKLLADVGLVGFPSVGKSTLLSVVSSARPKIGEYHFTTIVPNLGVVETGDGRSFVMADLPGLIEGAHQGVGLGIQFLRHIERTKVIVHVIDMAAVEGRDPYEDFVTIQNELEQYNLRLTERPIIIVANKMDVPEAEENLKKFKEQLAKDYPIFPISAVTREGVRELLLTVANVLDETPEFPLNAEEEIRENRVVYKHENKESEFNIQRESDGTFVIFGEKIERLFKMTDFSRDESVRRFARQLRGMGIDEALRQRGASDGDIVRIMDYEFEFIE from the coding sequence ATGTTTGTCGATCAAGCGAAAGTTTACGTGAAAGGCGGAGACGGCGGAAATGGAATGGTCGCTTTTCGCCGTGAAAAGTACGTACCAAAGGGTGGTCCTGCTGGAGGAGACGGAGGTAAAGGAGCAGATGTCATTTTTGAAGTAGAAGAAGGCCTCAGGACTCTTGTCGATTTTCGATATAAAAGACATTTCAAGGCCACAAGAGGCGAGCATGGCATGTCTAAAAGCATGCATGGAAAAAATGCACCCGATATGGTCGTAAAAGTTCCGCCTGGAACGGTTGTAAGAGATGAAGATACACAGGAGATCATTGCCGACCTAACCCATCATGGCCAGAGAGCTGTGATTGCCAAAGGCGGAAGAGGCGGAAGAGGCAATATTCGTTTTGCAACTCCGGCCAACCCTGCACCTGAAATAGCCGAAAATGGAGAACCGGGACAAGAACGCTATGTTATCCTGGAACTGAAATTGTTGGCAGATGTAGGGTTGGTTGGATTCCCAAGCGTCGGAAAATCCACGCTTTTGTCGGTTGTATCCTCTGCCCGGCCAAAAATTGGCGAATACCATTTCACAACGATTGTTCCGAATTTAGGAGTTGTAGAAACGGGTGATGGGCGAAGTTTTGTCATGGCTGATTTGCCAGGTTTAATTGAAGGAGCTCATCAGGGAGTCGGGCTAGGAATTCAGTTTTTGCGTCATATCGAAAGAACAAAGGTTATCGTTCACGTTATCGATATGGCGGCAGTCGAAGGAAGAGATCCTTATGAGGATTTTGTAACGATCCAAAATGAATTAGAACAATATAATTTACGATTAACAGAACGGCCTATTATCATTGTTGCTAATAAAATGGATGTGCCAGAAGCAGAGGAAAATCTGAAGAAATTTAAAGAACAGCTAGCCAAAGACTACCCGATTTTCCCGATTTCTGCAGTTACACGAGAAGGGGTCAGAGAACTCCTATTAACGGTGGCAAATGTATTAGACGAGACTCCTGAGTTCCCATTAAATGCAGAAGAAGAGATACGAGAAAATCGAGTTGTCTATAAACATGAAAATAAAGAATCTGAGTTTAACATTCAGCGGGAATCAGATGGAACCTTTGTTATTTTTGGTGAAAAAATCGAACGTCTCTTTAAGATGACCGACTTTTCAAGAGATGAATCAGTTAGAAGATTTGCCCGCCAGCTCCGGGGAATGGGCATTGATGAAGCGTTAAGACAAAGAGGAGCAAGTGATGGGGATATCGTTCGGATTATGGATTATGAATTCGAGTTTATTGAATAA